The following are encoded in a window of Shewanella psychrotolerans genomic DNA:
- a CDS encoding methyl-accepting chemotaxis protein: MLAILRRFTILQRLIFMLILAAIGTFVFGSFSINEQRNSLIAQKWIQNDAQLSTILSVLDAHEKQAQQGLMTQEEAKKTASKLVHSIKYGSDGFFIIFNAKQVVIAHGASSNALGTHVSGLKDRQGQSTISQLVNEANSKGIAYATFDTVNPLNNKQETALMEARRFNSWGWTIVTASYMSDVNDTLISLLFNYFIIMMLISVPIFAFFLVLNHSISSPLTQAIEAMKDIAQGEGDLTKRLPTKGNDEVVELAKAFNIFVGKINMMVADLQPVGQNLNLDADRLLCAVGESNASVDHLHQETSSVATAINQMLSTTHEMASSTQQAADAANSVKEQALDSKTQMDSTVLNAEKLVNELRNAESITQHLGVSSEQIGSILDVIRGIADQTNLLALNAAIEAARAGAHGRGFAVVADEVRALANRTQDSTNEIQKIITDIQNGVASVMTSNSQTQDQSEQLQSQAQAVGVSLSSILDLIAHISDMNTQLASATEEQSLVTEEINRNICSITELSEVSVKANESNRLAAQSLREISQTSTKILGQFKV; the protein is encoded by the coding sequence ATGTTAGCTATTTTAAGACGATTCACTATTCTGCAACGCCTTATTTTTATGTTAATACTTGCAGCAATTGGTACATTTGTATTTGGTAGTTTTTCCATCAACGAGCAACGCAATAGTCTAATTGCTCAAAAATGGATACAAAATGACGCACAGTTATCGACCATATTGAGTGTCCTCGACGCACACGAAAAACAAGCTCAGCAAGGTTTAATGACTCAAGAAGAGGCAAAGAAAACCGCGAGCAAGCTTGTTCATAGCATAAAATACGGTTCTGATGGCTTCTTTATTATATTTAACGCTAAGCAAGTCGTCATCGCTCACGGTGCAAGCTCCAACGCCTTGGGTACGCACGTTAGTGGCTTAAAAGACAGACAGGGACAATCCACAATCAGTCAATTGGTAAACGAAGCCAATTCAAAAGGCATTGCCTACGCGACATTCGACACTGTTAACCCTCTTAACAATAAGCAAGAAACAGCGTTAATGGAGGCTCGCCGCTTCAACTCGTGGGGCTGGACGATTGTCACAGCGTCCTATATGAGTGATGTCAACGACACGTTAATTTCTCTACTGTTTAACTACTTTATCATTATGATGCTGATCTCAGTTCCGATTTTTGCATTTTTCCTTGTATTAAATCACTCTATTAGTTCTCCCCTGACCCAAGCAATTGAAGCGATGAAGGATATTGCACAAGGTGAAGGAGATCTGACTAAACGTCTTCCGACAAAAGGTAACGATGAAGTCGTCGAACTTGCTAAGGCATTTAATATCTTTGTTGGTAAAATCAACATGATGGTCGCAGATCTTCAACCCGTTGGACAAAACCTAAATTTGGACGCCGATAGATTACTCTGTGCCGTGGGCGAATCTAATGCCAGCGTGGATCACCTCCATCAAGAAACCAGTAGTGTTGCTACGGCAATCAATCAAATGTTGTCAACAACACATGAGATGGCAAGCAGCACTCAACAGGCGGCCGATGCAGCAAATAGCGTAAAAGAGCAAGCACTCGACAGCAAAACGCAAATGGACAGCACTGTACTCAATGCTGAGAAACTGGTTAATGAGCTACGAAATGCCGAATCAATCACTCAACACTTAGGCGTATCGTCAGAACAGATCGGTAGTATTTTGGATGTCATTCGCGGAATTGCCGATCAAACTAATCTATTGGCACTCAACGCGGCCATTGAAGCTGCACGCGCCGGAGCGCACGGCAGAGGCTTTGCCGTGGTTGCCGATGAGGTCCGGGCACTAGCAAACCGCACTCAAGACTCTACCAATGAGATCCAGAAGATCATTACTGATATCCAAAATGGTGTTGCTAGCGTGATGACGAGTAACAGCCAAACTCAGGATCAGTCAGAGCAATTGCAAAGCCAAGCGCAAGCCGTTGGTGTATCTCTTAGCTCGATTTTAGATCTTATCGCTCATATCAGTGATATGAATACCCAACTGGCCAGTGCAACAGAAGAACAATCTTTAGTTACTGAAGAAATTAATCGTAACATCTGTAGCATTACCGAACTCTCTGAAGTCTCTGTTAAGGCTAACGAGAGCAATCGATTGGCAGCACAATCTTTACGAGAGATAAGCCAAACCAGCACTAAGATTTTAGGGCAGTTTAAAGTCTAA
- a CDS encoding ACT domain-containing protein, which translates to MARMTLAVHPQLYSIHSFTPDSKIDPQVFEQPMFFIGKTKDELSVVVPADLSLKSLEIESDWRCFEVVGPLGFSMTGILASVSGTLANAKVSIFAISTFDTDYILVKKDKLELAIQALKKNNYQIIHY; encoded by the coding sequence ATGGCTCGAATGACGTTAGCGGTACATCCTCAGCTCTATAGCATTCATAGCTTTACTCCTGATAGTAAAATCGATCCACAAGTATTTGAACAACCCATGTTTTTTATTGGCAAGACCAAAGATGAACTGTCGGTTGTTGTACCAGCTGACCTATCGCTAAAGAGTCTAGAGATTGAAAGTGACTGGCGCTGTTTCGAGGTGGTAGGCCCCTTAGGATTTTCAATGACAGGTATTTTAGCTAGTGTCTCAGGAACATTGGCGAATGCTAAAGTCAGTATTTTTGCCATTTCAACCTTTGATACCGACTATATCCTAGTTAAAAAAGATAAACTTGAACTCGCCATACAAGCTCTTAAAAAAAACAATTATCAGATTATTCATTATTAG
- a CDS encoding HPr family phosphocarrier protein, producing MYEKTVTITAEHGIHTRPAALLVKEAKQYDCDVLVECHGKQASAKSLFKLQTLGLYKGVSVTVSAEGEQSQQAVERVSELLITLS from the coding sequence ATATATGAAAAAACCGTTACTATTACGGCTGAACATGGTATCCATACACGACCAGCAGCACTTTTAGTCAAAGAAGCAAAACAGTACGATTGTGATGTTTTGGTCGAATGCCACGGCAAACAAGCGAGCGCCAAAAGCCTGTTTAAACTACAAACCTTAGGTCTTTATAAAGGTGTCTCTGTCACCGTTAGCGCGGAAGGAGAACAGTCGCAGCAGGCTGTTGAAAGAGTCTCTGAGCTGCTTATCACACTTAGCTAA